The Nitrospirota bacterium genome contains the following window.
CCGGCAAGGAACTCATCTCCCGGGCGATCCACCATAAGAGCCCCAGAGCCGACGGCCCGTTCATCACGATGAATTGCGGAGCCCTGCCGGACAATCTCTTCGAGAGCGAATTGTTCGGCTATGAAAAAGGCGCGTTTACCGGCGCCATGGCAACCAAGATGGGGCGGTTCGAACTGGCCGACGGCGGCACGCTGTTGCTGGATGAGGTAGGTGAGCTGTCCCTCAAGTCGCAAGTCGATTTTCTGCGCGTGTTGGAAACCAAAGAATTTAGACGACTGGGGGGAACCAAGCTGATCACGGTCGATGTCCGCATCATCGCAGCCACCAATCGCAATCTCGAAGAGGCGGTCAAACAGGGAGACTTTCGAGAAGACCTCTACTACCGCCTCAATGTCGTGCCCATTCGCCTTCCGCCGCTCCGCGATCGAGCGGACGATATTCCCCTGCTGGCAGACCGGTTTCTCGCGGAGTGCACGACCCAGCATCACCGTGAGCCGAAAGACGTGTCACGGGAGGCCATGAGGCTCTTGCGGTTGTATGGGTGGCCCGGAAATGTTCGCCAGCTCCGGAACCTCATGGAGCGACTGGTGGTGACGGTGAAGGACACGATGATCCAGCCGGAACATTTACCGGAGGAAATCCAGGCCAGCAAGGAAGACGTGCGGACGATGGTGGTGACGCTGGGAACCTCACTGGATCAACTGGAGCGAGAGGTGATTCAACGGACGCTAACAGAAATCACGAATCACCGAGAGAAAGCGGCCAAGCTGTTAGGCATCAGTCTCCGATCTCTCCAATATAAGATCAAAGAGTACGGTATCCGGGACTAACCATGCGTGCGGCTCGACCGTTTGATTCGAACGACCTCCCCTCGTCTGACTCGTTTCCTGCCTGACGCTCAACACATACGCCTGTACACTCGTCCCTACGCTGATGACGGATTCTGCAAAAATGACGGTATCTGCTTGCCTGGGCAGACGCGCGATCTGCAATTCTTGCAGAAGTCAATGAGCCACCGGAATGTAGGATCTATTGTCATCTGCAACAGAACCGTAACCCCTCGATTTCTATCATGTCCACTCTGCACGACTGAGAAGGCGATCCGCGGCATTCTC
Protein-coding sequences here:
- a CDS encoding sigma-54 dependent transcriptional regulator; this encodes MKPQAHVLVVDDEINIRGALVTMLEKKGHHVRGVATAEEGLAQLEEAPAELVITDLRMPGIGGMEFLRRLKNTWPETEVVVMTAYGSIDTAVEAMRCGAYDYLTKPIDRDRFPIVVDKALERHVLATENKQLRDRLETRTRFDRMVGESEPMQRIYNLVEMVADSDVTVLLTGESGTGKELISRAIHHKSPRADGPFITMNCGALPDNLFESELFGYEKGAFTGAMATKMGRFELADGGTLLLDEVGELSLKSQVDFLRVLETKEFRRLGGTKLITVDVRIIAATNRNLEEAVKQGDFREDLYYRLNVVPIRLPPLRDRADDIPLLADRFLAECTTQHHREPKDVSREAMRLLRLYGWPGNVRQLRNLMERLVVTVKDTMIQPEHLPEEIQASKEDVRTMVVTLGTSLDQLEREVIQRTLTEITNHREKAAKLLGISLRSLQYKIKEYGIRD